A region of Mesoplodon densirostris isolate mMesDen1 chromosome 11, mMesDen1 primary haplotype, whole genome shotgun sequence DNA encodes the following proteins:
- the C11H22orf23 gene encoding UPF0193 protein EVG1 isoform X1, translating to MASHERVETMTKGTGILRCPKPATYTPETCELLRVMMKESRLTNFQQRHIMDTMKRGDTLPLQCSPTSSQRVLPSKQPASAIYLPPILAVRSHLRPASMCQANGAYSREQFKPQATRDLEKEKRRLQNIFATGKEPAERKRKPPPVRRENPDPELDRFEELVKEIQERKEFLADMEALGQGRQYRGIILTEISQKLQEMEDLDHKRSEELRKALATT from the exons ATGGCTTCCCATGAGAGGGTGGAGACAATGACCAAAGGAACAGGGATCTTGCGTTGCCCCAAGCCGGCCACTTACACTCCAGAGACCTGCGAGCTGCTCAGAG TGATGATGAAGGAATCCAGACTGACAAACTTCCAACAGCGCCACATCATGGACACCATGAAAC GAGGAGACACTCTCCCCCTACAGTGCAGTCCAACTTCCAGCCAGAGGGTGTTGCCTTCCAAGCAGCCAGCCTCAGCCATCTACCTGCCTCCCATCCTGGCCGTTCGGTCCCACCTCCGGCCTGCCAGCATGTGCCAAGCCAACGGGGCCTACAGCCGGGAGCAGTTCAAGCCTCAAGCCACCC GAGATCTGGAGAAGGAGAAGCGAAGACTCCAGAATATTTTTGCCACCGGGAAGGAGCCAGCGGAACGGAAAAGAAAGCCCCCTCCTGTGCGACGGGAGAACCCAGACCCTGAACTGGACCGGTTTGAAGAAC TGGTAAAGGAAATCCAGGAGAGGAAAGAATTCCTGGCTGACATGGAGGCCCTAGGGCAGGGCAGACAGTACCGAGGGATCATCCTTACTGAAATCTCCCAG AAACTGCAGGAAATGGAAGACCTGGACCACAAGAGGAGTGAGGAACTTAGGAAGGCTCTCGCCACCACTTAA
- the C11H22orf23 gene encoding UPF0193 protein EVG1 isoform X2, whose translation MMKESRLTNFQQRHIMDTMKRGDTLPLQCSPTSSQRVLPSKQPASAIYLPPILAVRSHLRPASMCQANGAYSREQFKPQATRDLEKEKRRLQNIFATGKEPAERKRKPPPVRRENPDPELDRFEELVKEIQERKEFLADMEALGQGRQYRGIILTEISQKLQEMEDLDHKRSEELRKALATT comes from the exons ATGATGAAGGAATCCAGACTGACAAACTTCCAACAGCGCCACATCATGGACACCATGAAAC GAGGAGACACTCTCCCCCTACAGTGCAGTCCAACTTCCAGCCAGAGGGTGTTGCCTTCCAAGCAGCCAGCCTCAGCCATCTACCTGCCTCCCATCCTGGCCGTTCGGTCCCACCTCCGGCCTGCCAGCATGTGCCAAGCCAACGGGGCCTACAGCCGGGAGCAGTTCAAGCCTCAAGCCACCC GAGATCTGGAGAAGGAGAAGCGAAGACTCCAGAATATTTTTGCCACCGGGAAGGAGCCAGCGGAACGGAAAAGAAAGCCCCCTCCTGTGCGACGGGAGAACCCAGACCCTGAACTGGACCGGTTTGAAGAAC TGGTAAAGGAAATCCAGGAGAGGAAAGAATTCCTGGCTGACATGGAGGCCCTAGGGCAGGGCAGACAGTACCGAGGGATCATCCTTACTGAAATCTCCCAG AAACTGCAGGAAATGGAAGACCTGGACCACAAGAGGAGTGAGGAACTTAGGAAGGCTCTCGCCACCACTTAA